The following proteins are encoded in a genomic region of Protaetiibacter sp. SSC-01:
- a CDS encoding glycoside hydrolase family 2 TIM barrel-domain containing protein gives MTFDLTRLADPRVVSENRVAAHSDHRWFRDSAEAASGRSGYEQLLSGTWKFHYAPNPDLAVEGFEAADFDASGWDDIPVPAHIQLQGYDRPQYVNVQYPWDGWEQVEPGQVPTLFNPVASYVRDFELDRPLDDGETVSVVFAGAESAIAVWCNGRYVGYGTDSFTPNEFDLTEVLVPGVNRLAVQVFKFSSGSWLEDQDMFRFSGIFRDVVLARRPRAHIEDLRVRTALADDFSSAEVRVEVALRGEGTVTGRLEGAGDLEPAGEGVYVVRVDDPRLWSPESPALYELVLEVRDADGALTEVVPQQVGIRRFGIEDGILRLNGERVVFHGVNRHEFGLEGRVMSREQTEADMRALKRINVNAIRTSHYPNNSFFYELADRHGFLVIDEMNLETHGMWDRLRYLGRPDEEAFPGDRPEWLPALLERAANMVERDKNHASVVMWSCGNESYGGTDILAVADWFRANDDRPVHYEGTDWDARHPDMSDVLSKMYTPAAQIPEYLEQNPGKPFILCEYAHAMGNSFGAVDEYLELAYREPRFQGGFIWDFSDQAIAMTDPDGRAYFGYGGDNGESPHDGDFCGNGIFFADHSPSPKAQEVAKVYEGLKVAVERGSFTVVNRYLATSSSAFECVVTLSREGELLESATVETDVAPGESATHPLPVTVPDAAGEYDVVVSFRLREATTWADAGHEVAWGQGVFGAWVPLAQVGVEPPRVVRGIHNTGVHGSRFHVLFSRLHGGLTSYRFGEGAEGGRELLRGVVRPNFWHAPTSNERGWGGPAEDGAWLLASRYAFTPPESLDPVVTVEDDGSVTAVYRYGLPIQPATVCEVAYRVDGTGRVEVTQTMELAEGLPALPEFGTMLTTADRLDTWRWYGEGPEESYVDRRGGARLGVYETDVRTALTPYLRPQEAGSRTGVRWAEVTDDRGAGLRFDAQDGMEFSALPWTPDQIEAAAHPTELPPSNRTVLRPALMRRGVAGDDSWGARTLPQYRLPVAGTLRFRFGFTGV, from the coding sequence GTGACATTCGACCTCACCCGTCTCGCCGACCCCCGGGTCGTCTCCGAGAACCGAGTGGCCGCCCACTCCGATCACCGGTGGTTCCGCGACTCCGCGGAAGCCGCATCCGGTCGGAGCGGGTACGAGCAGCTGCTCAGCGGCACGTGGAAGTTCCACTACGCCCCGAACCCCGACCTCGCGGTCGAGGGCTTCGAGGCGGCGGACTTCGACGCGTCGGGTTGGGACGACATCCCGGTGCCCGCGCACATCCAGCTGCAGGGCTACGACCGCCCGCAGTACGTCAACGTGCAGTACCCGTGGGACGGCTGGGAGCAGGTGGAGCCCGGTCAGGTGCCGACGCTCTTCAACCCCGTCGCGAGCTACGTGCGCGACTTCGAGCTCGACCGTCCGCTCGACGACGGCGAGACGGTGTCGGTCGTGTTCGCGGGCGCGGAGAGCGCCATCGCGGTGTGGTGCAACGGCCGCTACGTCGGCTACGGCACCGACAGCTTCACGCCCAACGAGTTCGACCTCACCGAGGTGCTCGTGCCGGGCGTCAACCGCCTCGCGGTGCAGGTGTTCAAGTTCTCGAGCGGATCGTGGCTCGAGGATCAGGACATGTTCCGGTTCTCGGGCATCTTCCGCGACGTCGTGCTCGCACGTCGCCCGCGCGCCCACATCGAGGACCTGCGTGTGCGCACGGCCCTCGCCGACGACTTCTCGAGCGCCGAGGTGCGCGTCGAGGTCGCGCTGCGGGGAGAGGGCACCGTCACCGGCCGTCTCGAGGGCGCAGGGGACCTCGAGCCGGCCGGCGAGGGCGTCTACGTCGTGCGCGTCGACGACCCGCGGCTGTGGAGCCCCGAGTCGCCCGCGCTCTACGAGCTCGTGCTCGAGGTGCGGGATGCGGATGGCGCGCTCACCGAGGTCGTGCCGCAGCAGGTGGGCATCCGCCGCTTCGGCATCGAGGACGGCATCCTGCGCCTCAACGGCGAGCGCGTCGTGTTCCACGGCGTCAACCGCCACGAGTTCGGACTCGAGGGCCGCGTCATGTCGCGCGAGCAGACCGAGGCCGACATGCGGGCGCTCAAGCGCATCAACGTCAACGCGATCCGCACGAGCCACTACCCCAACAACTCGTTCTTCTACGAGCTCGCCGACCGCCACGGCTTCCTCGTGATCGACGAGATGAACCTCGAGACGCACGGCATGTGGGACCGCCTGCGCTACCTCGGCCGCCCCGACGAGGAGGCCTTCCCGGGCGACCGGCCCGAGTGGCTTCCAGCGCTCCTCGAGCGCGCCGCCAACATGGTCGAGCGTGACAAGAACCACGCGAGCGTCGTCATGTGGTCGTGCGGCAACGAGTCGTACGGCGGCACCGACATCCTCGCCGTCGCCGACTGGTTCCGGGCGAACGACGACCGTCCGGTGCACTACGAGGGCACCGACTGGGATGCGCGGCACCCCGACATGAGCGACGTGCTGAGCAAGATGTACACGCCCGCCGCGCAGATCCCCGAGTACCTCGAGCAGAACCCCGGCAAGCCGTTCATCCTGTGCGAGTACGCGCACGCCATGGGCAACTCGTTCGGCGCCGTCGACGAGTACCTCGAGCTCGCCTACCGCGAGCCGCGCTTCCAGGGCGGCTTCATCTGGGACTTCTCCGACCAGGCGATCGCGATGACCGACCCCGACGGCCGCGCCTACTTCGGCTACGGCGGCGACAACGGGGAGTCGCCCCACGACGGCGACTTCTGCGGCAACGGCATCTTCTTCGCCGACCACTCCCCGTCGCCCAAGGCGCAGGAGGTCGCGAAGGTCTACGAGGGCCTCAAGGTCGCCGTCGAGCGCGGCTCCTTCACGGTCGTCAACCGCTACCTGGCGACGAGCTCGTCGGCCTTCGAGTGCGTCGTGACGCTCTCGCGCGAGGGTGAGCTGCTCGAGTCGGCCACGGTCGAGACGGATGTCGCGCCGGGCGAGAGCGCGACGCATCCGCTGCCCGTCACGGTGCCGGATGCGGCGGGCGAGTACGACGTCGTCGTGTCGTTCCGTCTGCGCGAGGCGACGACGTGGGCGGATGCCGGCCACGAGGTCGCGTGGGGTCAGGGCGTCTTCGGCGCGTGGGTTCCGCTCGCGCAGGTCGGGGTGGAGCCGCCGCGCGTCGTGCGCGGCATCCACAACACGGGTGTGCACGGCAGCCGCTTCCACGTGCTGTTCTCGCGCCTGCACGGCGGCCTCACGTCGTACCGCTTCGGCGAGGGGGCGGAGGGCGGCCGCGAGCTGCTGCGCGGCGTCGTGCGGCCGAACTTCTGGCACGCGCCGACGTCGAACGAGCGCGGATGGGGTGGCCCCGCCGAGGACGGGGCGTGGCTGCTCGCGAGCCGCTACGCGTTCACCCCGCCGGAGTCGCTCGACCCCGTCGTGACGGTCGAGGACGACGGCAGCGTCACGGCGGTGTACCGCTACGGCCTGCCGATCCAGCCCGCGACGGTGTGCGAGGTCGCGTACCGCGTCGACGGCACGGGACGCGTCGAGGTGACGCAGACGATGGAGCTCGCGGAGGGCCTCCCGGCGCTGCCCGAGTTCGGCACGATGCTCACGACGGCCGACCGCCTCGACACGTGGCGCTGGTACGGCGAGGGCCCCGAGGAGTCGTACGTCGACCGTCGCGGCGGCGCCCGCCTCGGCGTCTACGAGACGGATGTGCGCACGGCCCTCACGCCCTACCTGCGCCCGCAGGAGGCAGGCAGCCGCACGGGCGTGCGCTGGGCCGAGGTGACCGACGACCGCGGCGCGGGGCTGCGCTTCGACGCTCAGGACGGGATGGAGTTCTCGGCGTTGCCGTGGACGCCCGACCAGATCGAGGCCGCCGCGCATCCGACCGAGCTGCCGCCGAGCAACCGCACGGTGCTGCGACCCGCGCTCATGCGCCGGGGTGTCGCCGGTGACGACTCGTGGGGTGCCCGTACACTTCCTCAGTATCGGCTGCCCGTGGCGGGCACGCTCCGCTTCCGGTTCGGATTCACGGGGGTCTGA
- a CDS encoding LacI family DNA-binding transcriptional regulator, producing the protein MRDVAEVSGLSLQTVSRVANGEPNVNDATRERVLDVMRELGYRPNLAARAMRRGSFKTIGIVYQGLHAVGTRRTVESVSEHAAHAGYATTLMPIDAATRFSASGAFTRLEEMAVDVMVVIVTSAAELDSRLQVPRGVPVIVLGPQLSPEVSAITADIEVGESEALRYVLGLGHETVHHITGALDSFFARRREEVWREVLAAEGRRIPPPVEADWTAHSGYLAMKRLLDAPEWERPTAVFCANDQSALGAYRAIREAGLRIPEDVSVIGFDDIEEAVDFSPPLTTIAQDWDLLGQEMMRVAQEMLAGAPPQELLLPTRLVVRDSVAPPRR; encoded by the coding sequence ATGCGGGACGTCGCCGAGGTGTCCGGACTCTCCCTGCAGACGGTGTCGCGGGTCGCCAACGGCGAACCCAACGTCAACGACGCGACGCGCGAGCGCGTGCTCGACGTCATGCGCGAGCTCGGCTATCGCCCCAACCTCGCGGCGCGCGCGATGCGTCGCGGCTCGTTCAAGACGATCGGCATCGTCTACCAGGGGCTGCACGCGGTCGGCACCCGGCGCACGGTCGAGTCGGTCTCGGAGCACGCCGCCCACGCCGGCTACGCGACGACCCTCATGCCGATCGACGCGGCGACGCGGTTCAGCGCGAGCGGCGCGTTCACGCGCCTCGAGGAGATGGCCGTCGACGTCATGGTCGTCATCGTGACCTCGGCGGCCGAGCTCGACAGCCGGCTGCAGGTTCCGAGGGGCGTGCCGGTCATCGTGCTCGGCCCGCAGCTGTCGCCCGAGGTGTCGGCCATCACGGCCGATATCGAGGTCGGCGAGTCGGAGGCGCTGCGCTACGTGCTCGGGCTCGGCCACGAGACGGTGCACCACATCACGGGCGCGCTCGACTCGTTCTTCGCCCGTCGCCGCGAGGAGGTGTGGCGTGAGGTGCTCGCGGCCGAGGGGCGGCGCATTCCACCGCCCGTCGAGGCCGACTGGACGGCGCACTCCGGCTACCTCGCGATGAAGCGCCTGCTCGACGCGCCCGAGTGGGAGCGGCCGACCGCCGTATTCTGCGCGAACGACCAGAGCGCCCTCGGGGCGTACCGCGCCATCCGCGAGGCGGGCCTGCGCATCCCGGAGGACGTCTCGGTCATCGGCTTCGACGACATCGAGGAGGCGGTCGACTTCAGCCCGCCCCTCACGACGATCGCGCAGGACTGGGACCTGCTCGGTCAGGAGATGATGCGCGTCGCGCAGGAGATGCTCGCGGGCGCGCCCCCGCAGGAGCTCCTGCTGCCCACGCGCCTCGTCGTGCGGGACTCGGTCGCGCCCCCGCGCCGCTGA
- a CDS encoding DUF3180 family protein, producing the protein MTRTRPGLLALLALGAGVVAIALQLGLGAVGLSKIVPQVTLAVTLVLIAVVVVVIALPVRRATRAARDRAADAPPRPRVDPFYATRVVLIAKASAVTGSLLGGAAAGLVGELLIRPVSAASSVWAGVAMLVGSVLLLVAGLLAEGWCVLPPDDEDQPPVASHP; encoded by the coding sequence GTGACGCGCACCCGCCCCGGTCTGCTCGCGCTGCTCGCGCTCGGTGCGGGTGTCGTGGCGATCGCGCTGCAGCTGGGCCTCGGCGCCGTGGGGCTGTCGAAGATCGTGCCGCAGGTGACGCTCGCCGTGACGCTCGTGCTCATCGCGGTCGTCGTGGTCGTGATCGCGCTGCCCGTGCGCCGGGCGACGCGAGCAGCCCGCGATCGGGCGGCGGATGCGCCTCCCCGCCCGCGCGTGGACCCCTTCTACGCGACGCGCGTCGTGCTCATCGCGAAGGCGTCGGCGGTGACCGGCTCGCTGCTCGGGGGAGCGGCCGCGGGGCTCGTGGGCGAGCTCCTCATCCGTCCCGTGAGCGCGGCCTCGTCGGTGTGGGCGGGGGTCGCGATGCTCGTCGGCTCGGTGCTGCTCCTCGTGGCCGGTCTGCTCGCCGAGGGCTGGTGCGTGCTGCCTCCCGACGACGAGGATCAGCCTCCCGTCGCCTCGCATCCCTGA
- the folK gene encoding 2-amino-4-hydroxy-6-hydroxymethyldihydropteridine diphosphokinase, with protein sequence MSAGVTAVVAFGSNLGDRAAIIQAAADELAATDGVELVAIAPAIETPAVRPYGIDREAPAYLNTVAVLTTTLEPGELHEVLRRLEDAHGRTRTERWGDRTLDLDLIAFGDLVQDDPELTLPHPRAHERDFVLRPWLVADPLAELPGHGPVEKLLAELDGGAA encoded by the coding sequence GTGAGCGCCGGCGTCACCGCGGTCGTCGCGTTCGGCTCGAACCTCGGCGACCGCGCGGCCATCATCCAGGCCGCCGCCGACGAGCTCGCGGCGACGGACGGCGTCGAGCTCGTGGCCATCGCGCCCGCGATCGAGACCCCGGCCGTGCGTCCGTACGGGATCGACCGCGAGGCGCCCGCGTATCTCAACACGGTCGCCGTGCTCACGACGACCCTCGAACCGGGTGAGCTGCACGAGGTGCTGCGGCGGCTCGAGGACGCGCACGGGCGCACGCGCACGGAGCGCTGGGGCGACCGCACGCTCGACCTCGACCTCATCGCCTTCGGCGACCTCGTGCAGGACGATCCCGAGCTGACGCTCCCGCATCCGCGCGCCCACGAGCGCGACTTCGTGCTGCGCCCGTGGCTCGTCGCCGACCCGCTCGCCGAGCTGCCTGGCCACGGCCCGGTCGAGAAGCTGCTGGCCGAGCTCGACGGGGGAGCCGCGTGA
- a CDS encoding PH domain-containing protein, protein MTDDAPTTASARLDPVAGDWRGVSPKYVVVDLVGNLIAGALMTAAASATLWLLHWGVWGWVITIAVGVVALVLIALTPRRVRAIRYQLREDDLVFRRGLAFQRIVAVPFGRMQLVDITRGPLARALGLAELKLVTAAAATGVVVPGLAIDDAEELRDRLVALAETRRAGL, encoded by the coding sequence GTGACCGACGACGCCCCGACCACCGCATCCGCTCGCCTCGACCCCGTCGCGGGGGACTGGCGCGGTGTCTCGCCGAAGTACGTCGTCGTGGACCTCGTCGGCAACCTCATCGCGGGCGCGCTCATGACCGCCGCCGCGTCGGCGACCCTCTGGCTGCTGCACTGGGGCGTGTGGGGCTGGGTGATCACGATCGCCGTCGGCGTCGTCGCGCTCGTGCTCATCGCGCTCACCCCGCGACGCGTGCGCGCCATCCGCTACCAGCTGCGCGAAGACGACCTCGTGTTCCGCCGCGGCCTCGCCTTCCAGCGCATCGTCGCCGTGCCGTTCGGACGGATGCAACTCGTCGACATCACGCGCGGCCCGCTCGCGCGCGCCCTCGGCCTCGCCGAGCTCAAGCTCGTGACGGCCGCGGCGGCGACCGGCGTCGTCGTGCCGGGACTCGCGATCGACGACGCGGAGGAGCTGCGCGACCGCCTCGTTGCGCTCGCCGAGACCCGCCGGGCCGGCCTGTGA
- a CDS encoding PH domain-containing protein, with translation MKPAVDLADGEWHHLHPATPFLKGGIALIAILGIVITNLRERLIEWFFPMFECPPGVCEEDPISVALNRYLIFVLLGIFVVLLVIIGLFWVSWRMNTLRVTDEVVEIRQGVVFRSHRKARLDRIQGINIQRSLFARIFGAAKLEISGAGAESNMQLAYLSGANADALRAELLRRASGLRAREAADAVARAEADAASEPGDAARVSLAEVARQRLAEFSAPELDPSLAPPQSVVTMSAGRLVGSTLLNAGTWIFLLAIVGVVLAMSLTDAGGFVFFGLIPMVFGFGSYVVNRVVKSLRYSIAATPDGVRVGFGLLSTSNETIPPGRIHAVEISQDLLWRPFDWWTVRVNLASRSLSSSANAQLTTTILPVGSRAEVFKVLELVLPSLMSDETRALVEGGLLPARPEDGFTTSPRRGAVLRWFSWRRNGFLLHPDAVVLRRGALWRSLAVVPTARTQSVAVSQGPLERALRLAKVRLHTVQGPVTPSLGALDVRDASALFRDTATASVAAIRADRTHRWGSA, from the coding sequence ATGAAGCCCGCGGTCGACCTCGCCGACGGCGAGTGGCACCACCTGCACCCCGCGACGCCCTTCCTCAAGGGCGGCATCGCGCTCATCGCGATCCTCGGCATCGTCATCACGAACCTGCGCGAGCGTCTCATCGAGTGGTTCTTCCCGATGTTCGAGTGCCCGCCGGGGGTGTGCGAGGAGGACCCGATCTCGGTCGCGCTCAACCGCTACCTGATCTTCGTGCTGCTCGGCATCTTCGTGGTGCTGCTCGTGATCATCGGGCTGTTCTGGGTGTCGTGGCGCATGAACACGCTCCGCGTGACCGACGAGGTCGTCGAGATCCGTCAGGGCGTCGTCTTCCGCTCGCACCGCAAGGCGCGTCTCGACCGCATCCAGGGCATCAACATCCAGCGCTCGCTCTTCGCCCGCATCTTCGGGGCGGCGAAGCTCGAGATCAGCGGCGCGGGCGCTGAGTCGAACATGCAGCTCGCCTACCTCTCGGGTGCCAACGCGGATGCGCTGCGCGCCGAGCTGCTGCGTCGGGCCTCCGGTCTGCGGGCGCGTGAAGCGGCGGACGCGGTCGCGCGCGCGGAGGCGGATGCCGCATCCGAGCCCGGCGACGCGGCGCGCGTGAGCCTCGCGGAGGTCGCGCGCCAGCGGCTCGCCGAGTTCTCGGCGCCCGAGCTCGATCCTTCGCTCGCCCCGCCGCAGTCGGTCGTGACGATGAGCGCGGGGCGCCTCGTCGGCTCGACGCTGCTCAACGCCGGCACGTGGATCTTCCTGCTCGCGATCGTGGGTGTCGTGCTCGCGATGTCGCTCACCGACGCGGGCGGGTTCGTGTTCTTCGGCCTCATCCCGATGGTCTTCGGTTTCGGCTCCTATGTCGTGAACCGCGTCGTGAAGTCGCTGCGGTACTCGATCGCCGCGACGCCCGACGGCGTGCGCGTCGGGTTCGGCCTGCTCTCGACGAGCAACGAGACGATCCCGCCGGGCCGCATCCACGCCGTCGAGATCAGCCAAGATCTGCTGTGGCGCCCCTTCGACTGGTGGACGGTGCGCGTCAACCTCGCCTCCCGCTCGCTCTCGTCGAGTGCCAACGCGCAGCTGACGACGACGATCCTGCCCGTCGGCTCGCGCGCCGAGGTGTTCAAGGTGCTCGAGCTCGTGCTGCCGAGCCTCATGAGCGACGAGACGCGCGCGCTCGTCGAGGGCGGCCTGCTGCCCGCGCGCCCCGAGGACGGCTTCACGACCTCGCCGCGCCGCGGGGCCGTGCTGCGCTGGTTCTCGTGGCGCCGCAACGGCTTCCTGCTGCACCCGGATGCCGTGGTGCTGCGCCGGGGCGCGCTCTGGCGCTCGCTCGCGGTCGTGCCGACCGCCCGCACGCAGAGCGTCGCCGTGAGCCAGGGTCCGCTCGAGCGGGCGCTGCGCCTCGCGAAGGTGCGCCTGCACACCGTGCAGGGGCCCGTCACGCCGTCGCTCGGCGCGCTCGACGTGCGCGACGCATCCGCCCTCTTCCGCGACACGGCGACCGCGAGCGTCGCCGCGATCAGGGCCGACCGCACCCACCGCTGGGGGTCGGCGTGA
- a CDS encoding carbohydrate ABC transporter permease translates to MIKKSTLRAVPGYAFLGIWTLFSLFPLYFMVVGSTNTSQDVLGSRLIPGGALFENAVKLFKAQDVGAALFSSFFIAVGTTVLALIICSVAGYGFEVYHSKGKDRVMGVLLLAMMIPFAATMIPLFQVFAKLGMVNSLWAVVIPAISTPLLILLFRQSSRAFPSEILEAARMDGLNELSIFARIYVPTMKATFAAAGVITFMTAWNNFLWPRVILIKNEVQTMPMLISNLSAGYVTDYGVLMLAVLIASLPAMVVFLVLQRAFANGIVGAIK, encoded by the coding sequence GTGATTAAGAAGTCCACCCTCCGGGCGGTGCCCGGCTACGCGTTCCTCGGGATCTGGACCCTGTTCTCCCTCTTCCCGCTCTACTTCATGGTCGTCGGCTCGACGAACACGAGCCAGGATGTGCTCGGCTCGCGGCTCATCCCGGGCGGCGCGCTCTTCGAGAACGCCGTCAAGCTCTTCAAGGCCCAGGATGTCGGGGCCGCGCTGTTCAGCTCCTTCTTCATCGCGGTGGGCACGACGGTGCTCGCGCTCATCATCTGCTCGGTCGCGGGCTACGGTTTCGAGGTCTACCACTCGAAGGGCAAGGACCGCGTCATGGGCGTGCTCCTTCTCGCGATGATGATCCCGTTCGCGGCGACGATGATCCCGCTCTTCCAGGTCTTCGCGAAGCTCGGGATGGTCAACTCGCTCTGGGCGGTCGTGATCCCCGCGATCTCGACGCCGCTGCTCATCCTGCTTTTCCGGCAGTCGTCGCGCGCGTTCCCGAGCGAGATCCTCGAGGCGGCGCGGATGGACGGCCTCAACGAGCTGTCGATCTTCGCGCGCATCTACGTGCCGACGATGAAGGCGACCTTCGCGGCCGCCGGCGTCATCACCTTCATGACGGCGTGGAACAACTTCCTGTGGCCTCGCGTGATCCTCATCAAGAACGAGGTTCAGACGATGCCCATGCTCATCTCCAATCTCAGCGCGGGGTACGTCACCGATTACGGCGTGCTCATGCTCGCGGTGCTGATCGCCTCGCTTCCGGCGATGGTCGTCTTCCTCGTGCTGCAGCGCGCATTCGCCAACGGCATCGTGGGAGCCATCAAGTGA
- a CDS encoding ABC transporter substrate-binding protein has translation MKRTTKIAVTAAAMAMPIALVLSGCSSDGGNGGGGSGDENTLTVWTWDPAFNIYAMQEAEKVYQQDNPDFKLEIVETPWDDLQTKLTTLAQSQEFDELPDILLMQNNAFQKNLINYPDVFTDITDSGIDFSEFPQAVADYSTLDGANYGVPFDAGTAIGAYRTDVLAEAGYTIEDFTDITWSEFQTKAEDVLAKTGKPLLSGQAGSSDMIMMMLQSAGASLFDKEGNPTIADNAVLEEAIEVYANLVKSGVFVEVNSWDEYISTFVNGSVAGTINGVWIVGSIQTAEDQAGNWGVTNLPKLDGVSGATNYSANGGSSWVVTSNANVDLATDFLAKTFGGSTELYDTILPKAGAVANWIPAGDSDVYGQPVDFFGGQAIFADVVAFGAEVPSNNTGVYYYEGRDSVSAAITKIIGGADVKTSLEEAQATVEFAMG, from the coding sequence TTGAAGCGAACCACGAAGATCGCCGTCACGGCGGCCGCGATGGCCATGCCCATCGCGCTCGTCCTGAGCGGCTGCAGCAGCGACGGCGGAAACGGCGGCGGCGGAAGCGGTGACGAGAACACCCTCACCGTCTGGACCTGGGACCCGGCGTTCAACATCTACGCCATGCAGGAGGCCGAGAAGGTCTACCAGCAGGACAACCCGGACTTCAAGCTCGAGATCGTCGAGACCCCCTGGGACGACCTGCAGACCAAGCTCACGACGCTCGCGCAGTCGCAGGAGTTCGACGAGCTCCCCGACATCCTGCTCATGCAGAACAACGCGTTCCAGAAGAACCTCATCAACTACCCGGACGTCTTCACCGACATCACCGACTCGGGCATCGACTTCTCGGAGTTCCCGCAGGCGGTGGCCGACTACTCGACGCTCGACGGCGCCAACTACGGCGTGCCGTTCGACGCGGGCACGGCGATCGGCGCGTACCGCACCGACGTGCTCGCCGAGGCCGGCTACACGATCGAGGACTTCACCGACATCACGTGGAGCGAGTTCCAGACCAAGGCCGAGGATGTGCTCGCCAAGACCGGCAAGCCGCTGCTCTCGGGTCAGGCCGGCTCGTCCGACATGATCATGATGATGCTCCAGTCGGCGGGCGCGAGCCTGTTCGACAAGGAGGGCAACCCCACGATCGCCGACAACGCGGTGCTCGAGGAGGCCATCGAGGTCTACGCGAACCTCGTGAAGTCGGGCGTCTTCGTCGAGGTCAACTCGTGGGACGAGTACATCAGCACGTTCGTGAACGGCTCGGTCGCCGGCACGATCAACGGCGTGTGGATCGTCGGCTCGATCCAGACCGCCGAGGACCAGGCGGGCAACTGGGGCGTCACCAACCTCCCCAAGCTCGACGGCGTCTCCGGCGCGACGAACTACTCGGCCAACGGCGGTTCGTCGTGGGTCGTGACCTCGAACGCGAACGTCGACCTCGCGACGGACTTCCTCGCGAAGACCTTCGGCGGCTCGACCGAGCTCTACGACACGATCCTGCCGAAGGCCGGCGCGGTCGCGAACTGGATCCCCGCGGGTGACAGCGACGTCTACGGCCAGCCGGTCGACTTCTTCGGAGGCCAGGCGATCTTCGCCGACGTCGTCGCGTTCGGTGCCGAGGTGCCGAGCAACAACACGGGCGTCTACTACTACGAGGGCCGCGACTCGGTGAGCGCCGCGATCACGAAGATCATCGGCGGTGCCGACGTGAAGACCTCGCTCGAGGAAGCGCAGGCCACGGTCGAGTTCGCGATGGGCTGA
- a CDS encoding carbohydrate ABC transporter permease — protein MDRRLNLTGWAFLAPAAILIVLVNFVPMIQAFILSLQTGRGANLSFADPLWYNYQRLFGDEIFKQTLVNTFIYLIIQVPIMLILAMILANLLNNPNLKAKAFWRTAIFLPAAVSLVSYSLVFRTIFANDGFMNDFLALFSVPPVNWLGEPETARFVLILGLLWRWTGYNMIFFLAGLQNVDRSTIEAARIDGANSFQTFWRVTVPQLKPIILLTAILSTNGTLQLFDESWNLTKGGPAYASMSMSHYLYEVSFQRNPNFGYGAALSYVILILVAVLAFIQLRVGDKRD, from the coding sequence ATGGACCGCCGGCTCAACCTGACCGGGTGGGCTTTCCTGGCGCCCGCCGCCATCCTCATCGTGCTCGTGAACTTCGTGCCGATGATCCAGGCGTTCATCCTGTCGCTCCAGACCGGACGCGGCGCGAACCTGAGCTTCGCCGACCCGCTCTGGTACAACTACCAGCGACTGTTCGGTGACGAGATCTTCAAGCAGACGCTCGTCAACACCTTCATCTACCTGATCATCCAGGTGCCGATCATGCTCATCCTGGCCATGATCCTGGCGAACCTGCTCAACAACCCGAACCTCAAGGCGAAGGCCTTCTGGCGCACCGCGATCTTCCTGCCCGCGGCGGTGTCGCTCGTGTCGTACTCGCTCGTGTTCCGCACGATCTTCGCGAACGACGGCTTCATGAACGACTTCCTCGCGCTGTTCAGCGTGCCGCCGGTCAACTGGCTCGGCGAGCCCGAGACCGCGCGATTCGTGCTCATCCTCGGCCTCCTGTGGCGGTGGACGGGCTACAACATGATCTTCTTCCTCGCGGGCCTGCAGAACGTCGACCGCTCGACGATCGAGGCCGCCCGCATCGACGGCGCCAACTCGTTCCAGACCTTCTGGCGCGTGACGGTGCCGCAGCTGAAGCCGATCATCCTGTTGACGGCGATCCTGTCGACCAACGGCACGCTCCAGCTCTTCGACGAGTCGTGGAACCTGACCAAGGGCGGTCCGGCCTACGCGTCGATGTCGATGTCGCACTACCTCTACGAGGTCTCGTTCCAGCGCAACCCGAACTTCGGCTACGGCGCCGCGCTGTCGTACGTGATCCTCATCCTCGTGGCCGTCCTGGCCTTCATCCAGCTGCGGGTCGGTGACAAGCGTGATTAA
- the folB gene encoding dihydroneopterin aldolase — protein MTATDSIALTGLRAMGYHGVLPHERVEGQLFVVDVVLHLPLGPAAAGDDLAATVDYGVLANRVVAAVESEPVDLIETVAERIANLVLEYPSVESVDVTVHKPSAPIEVPFADVAVTVRRSRA, from the coding sequence GTGACAGCGACTGACTCGATCGCCCTGACGGGGCTGCGCGCGATGGGCTACCACGGCGTGCTGCCGCACGAGCGCGTCGAGGGGCAGCTCTTCGTCGTCGACGTCGTGCTGCACCTGCCGCTCGGGCCGGCCGCCGCGGGCGACGACCTCGCGGCGACGGTCGACTACGGCGTGCTCGCGAACCGCGTCGTCGCGGCCGTCGAGTCGGAGCCCGTCGATCTCATCGAGACGGTCGCGGAGCGCATCGCGAACCTCGTGCTCGAGTACCCGAGCGTCGAGTCGGTCGACGTCACGGTGCACAAGCCGTCCGCGCCCATCGAGGTGCCGTTCGCGGATGTCGCGGTCACGGTGCGCAGGAGCCGCGCGTGA